In Mercurialis annua linkage group LG5, ddMerAnnu1.2, whole genome shotgun sequence, a single genomic region encodes these proteins:
- the LOC126681104 gene encoding uncharacterized protein LOC126681104: protein MKAIVCGFPSSCCSGLVPTCQSKQLFRNWRYNETRFKTNNSIQLCSKIYRKRIQYNPVNSSSTKKILSVRSDNYQLSYEDELPQESYWLRFIKEAIWATKSLFIFLVEQPSQLKYIEWPSFQSTLKTAVLTLVIVALLIVALSSVDAVLCYLLAILLRRPA, encoded by the exons ATGAAGGCCATTGTTTGTGGATTTCCCAGTAGTTGTTGTTCAG GTTTGGTTCCTACATGTCAATCTAAACAACTGTTTAGGAATTGGAGATACAACGAAACCCGATTTAAAACCAATAATTCCATTCAGCTTTGTTCAAAG ATTTATAGGAAGAGAATTCAGTATAATCCAGTTAATTCTTCAAGCACGAAGAAAATTTTGTCAGTAAGGAGTGATAATTATCAGTTGAGCTATGAAGACGAGTTGCCTCAAGAATCTTATTGGCTAAGGTTTATTAAGGAAGCCATATG GGCAACAAAATCACTCTTCATATTTCTTGTTGAGCAGCCGAGTCAACTAAAGTACATAGAATGGCCGAGCTTTCAAAGTACG CTGAAGACTGCCGTCCTTACCCTTGTTATTGTGGCACTGCTAATCGTTGCGCTATCATCAGTTGACGCAGTTCTGTGTTATCTCTTGGCTATACTTTTAAGGAGGCCTGCCTGA
- the LOC126681099 gene encoding transportin-1, translating to MAATWQPQEEGFKEICGLLENQISPSSTADKSQIWQQLQHYSQFPDFNNYLVFILARAEGKSVEIRQAAGLLLKNNLRTAFQSVAPAHKQFIKLELLPSLGAADRHIRSTAGTIISVIVQIEGISGWPELLQALVTCLDSNDPNHMEGAMDALSKICEDIPQVLDSDVPGLPDRPINIFLPRFYHFFQSTHSSLRKLALGCVNQYIMLMPAALYASMSQYLQGLFVLANDPTAEVRKLVCAAFVQLIEVRPSFLEPHLRDVIEYVLQVNKDGDEEVALEACEFWSAYCDAQLPPDNLREFLPRLIPMLLSNMAYAEDDEALVDAEEEESLPDRDQDLKPRFHSSRIHGSESADDDDDDIVNVWNLRKCSAAALDILSNVFGDEILPTLLPVVQGKLSATGDEAWKDREAAVLALGAIAEGCISGLYPHLPQIVEFLIPLLDDNFPLIRSISCWTISRFSKYIVQEIGNQKGYEQFDKVLLGLLRRILDTNKRVQEAACSAFATLEEEAAEELAPRLDVILQHLMCAFGKYQRRNLRIVYDAIGTLADAVGAELNQPSYLEILMPPLIGKWQQLANSDKDIFPLLECFTSIAQALGPGFSQFAEPVFQRCLNIIQSQQLAKVDPVSAGVPYDKEFVVCSLDLLSGLAEGLGSGIESLVSQSSLRDLLLQCCMDDASDVRQSAFALLGDLARVCAVHLSPRLAEFLDAAAKQLSTPKLKETVSVANNACWAIGELAVKVRQEISPIVMTLISSLVSILQHPEDLNKSLIENSAITLGRLAWVCPEIVSPHMEHFMQSWCIALSTIRDDIEKEDAFRGLCAMVRANPSGGLSSLVFMCKAIASWHEIRSEELHNEVCQVLHGYKQMLRNGAWDQYMSALEPPVKEKLSKYQV from the exons ATGGCGGCGACATGGCAGCCACAGGAGGAAGGGTTCAAGGAGATCTGTGGATTACTTGAGAATCAGATTTCGCCTTCTTCTACTGCTGATAAGTCTCAGATTTGGCAGCAGCTTCAGCACTATTCTCAGTTCCCTGATTTCAATAATTACCTTGTTTTTATCCTGGCTCGTGCCGAG GGTAAATCCGTGGAGATTCGACAAGCTGCGGGTCTGCTGCTAAAGAACAACCTAAGAACTGCATTTCAATCAGTGGCTCCTGCACACAAACAGTTTATCAAGTTAGAGTTGTTGCCGTCTTTAGGAGCAGCAGATAGGCATATTAGATCAACAGCTGGGACCATTATAAGTGTTATTGTTCAAATAGAGGGGATTTCAGGGTGGCCTGAGCTGTTGCAGGCTCTTGTAACTTGCTTGGACAGTAATGATCCAAATCACATGGAGGGTGCCATGGATGCTTTATCGAAG ATTTGTGAAGATATCCCTCAAGTCTTGGATTCTGATGTTCCTGGTTTACCTGATCGTCCCATTAACATTTTTCTTCCTCGATTTTATCAT TTTTTCCAGTCAACACATAGTTCATTGAGAAAACTTGCCTTGGGTTGTGTGAACCAGTACATCATGTTAATGCCTGCG GCCTTATATGCATCTATGAGTCAATATCTTCAGGGTTTGTTCGTTCTTGCTAATGATCCTACTGCAGAAGTTCGGAAATTG GTTTGTGCAGCTTTTGTTCAGTTAATCGAAGTTCGACCATCTTTCTTAGAG CCACACTTGAGGGATGTGATTGAATATGTTTTGCAAGTAAACAAGGATGGTGATGAGGAAGTAGCTCTTGAAGCCTGTGAATTTTG GTCTGCATATTGTGATGCTCAATTACCGCCAGATAATTTGAGAGAGTTCCTTCCTCGCCTGATTCCA ATGTTGCTGTCAAATATGGCTTATGCTGAGGATGATGAGGCGCTTGTTGATGCCGAG GAGGAAGAGTCTCTTCCAGACCGGGATCAG GATCTGAAACCTCGTTTTCATTCATCACGTATTCATGGATCAGAAAGTGCAGATGATGAT GATGATGACATAGTCAATGTATGGAATTTAAGGAAATGTAGTGCAGCTGCTCTTGATATTCTATCAAATGTGTTTGGAGATGAGATTCTTCCTACACTGTTGCCTGTTGTTCAg GGCAAGCTCTCTGCTACTGGTGATGAAGCCTGGAAAGACAGGGAAGCAGCAGTCTTGGCTCTGGGTGCTATCGCTGAGGGTTGCATTAGTGGTCTTTACCCTCACCTTCCTCAG ATCGTGGAATTTCTTATACCTTTATTAGATGATAATTTCCCCCTCATACGAAGTATTTCTTGCTGGACTATTTCTAGATTCAGCAAATACATTGTTCAG GAAATTGGCAACCAAAAAGGCTACGAACAATTTGACAAGGTTCTATTGGGTCTTTTACGAAGAATTCTGGATACTAATAAGCGGGTCCAAGAGGCTGCTTGCTCAGCTTTTGCAACGCTAGAAGAG GAGGCTGCTGAAGAATTGGCACCACGCTTAGATGTTATTCTACAACATCTCATGTGTGCTTTTGGAAAATATCAG AGGCGGAATCTGAGAATTGTATATGACGCTATTGGAACTCTTGCAGATGCTGTTGGAGCAGAATTGAATCAG CCCAGTTATCTTGAAATTCTGATGCCACCGTTGATTGGAAAGTGGCAGCAGCTTGCAAATTCGGACAAAGATATATTTCCATTGCTTGAGTGCTTTACATCCATAGCACAG GCATTAGGTCCAGGGTTTTCTCAATTTGCTGAGCCTGTATTTCAGAGGTGTTTAAATATCATCCAGAGCCAACAGTTAGCAAAG GTTGACCCTGTTTCAGCTGGAGTTCCATATGATAAAGAATTTGTTGTCTGCTCTCTGGATCTCCTTTCCGGGCTTGCTGAGGGTCTTGGTAGTGGGATTGAGAGTTTG GTTTCACAAAGCAGTTTGAGGGACCTGCTGCTGCAATGTTGCATGGATGATGCTTCTGATGTTCGACAGAGTGCATTTGCACTACTTGGAGACCTTGCAAGG GTGTGTGCTGTACATTTGAGCCCTCGGTTGGCCGAATTTCTTGATGCTGCAGCCAAACAACTG AGCACTCCTAAGCTTAAGGAAACTGTGTCTGTTGCAAACAATGCTTGTTGGGCTATTGGAGAATTAGCAGTCAAG gTTCGACAAGAAATTTCTCCAATTGTTATGACACTTATATCAAGTTTAGTTTCAATCCTTCAACATCCAGAG GACCTCAACAAATCACTAATAGAAAATAGTGCAATCACACTTGGGAGGCTTGCATGGGTGTGTCCTGAGATTGTATCACCCCATATGGAGCATTTCATGCAATCATGGTGTATTGCTTTGTCTAC GATTCGTGATGATATTGAAAAGGAGGATGCTTTCCGAGGCTTATGCGCAATG GTCCGAGCAAATCCTTCAGGAGGTTTAAGTTCACTTGTATTCATGTGCAAAGCTATTGCAAGTTGGCAT GAAATAAGGAGCGAAGAGCTACACAATGAAGTTTGTCAGGTGTTGCATGGTTATAAACAG ATGCTCAGGAATGGAGCATGGGACCAATATATGTCTGCTTTAGAACCCCCTGTGAAGGAGAAGCTTTCAAAATATCAAGTGTAA